Within Calliopsis andreniformis isolate RMS-2024a chromosome 4, iyCalAndr_principal, whole genome shotgun sequence, the genomic segment TTCCCTCGGTTTGAATCGTCCTGGAGACCAGATCGACACAGGCCCCCAACGATGTACCGTTCGTTGCTTCTCCTTCGGGAGTATTAACTATTTTCCCGAGAGTCATGATGTAGCTACAGGCGATCCTTAATACGGAGAGTTTCGACAATTTTTGATTGTGAGAATAGGCAGGAATGGCTCGTCTTAGTGTATCAAACGCGGCACTGATCGTGTGCACCCTCGTCCTTTCTCTCGCGTTCGCCTCTATTCTCCTTTCGCGAGTCATATTCTTATAGTTCCTCTGTTGGCCTACCATTGGGGGCTGTCTCGAGTGACCGATTTGCGTGACAGCCGTTGTCACCGTTGACGTTGACGTCGACGTTGACGTCGTTGTCGTCGTCGCTGTTGCCGTCGTCGCCGAGAGAGAACCGCAAGCGTTGGTCGGACTGGTTCGGCGATCGCTATGACGATTCATGGAGGAAGATAAGGAGGAGAAGGAAGAGGAAGACGATGACGAAGAGGACGAGGTGTGATCGACGGAATAGGAACACGTCCTTTCGTAGCTACCGTCTACCGCTGGATGTGGAGGTACTCTACCGGCCACCTCTCCCCTAAGAACTAGCGAAAGAGGTTCTTCCTGCAATCTTGGATGCATAATTCTTGACCTGGTCGGTAGCGTATCGTGTGCCGTGACCTTCGTTTCGCTTGAGGTCGTCGCAATGTCGAGTCTTTGACGAGAGATGATTTCCCGCCTCTCAACGCGAGGTAAACACGGCGCGGGCGTTTGCGTCGATTGTCCCAGTCTCTGTGCTGTGAATGCGTCCTCTCCAATTTCGAAGCTCTTTGCTTTCTGAATCTCGTTGGGCTTTATTGCGTTTCTCTGCGCGTTGCCATCGTCTTGATTACGATCGTCTTCGGGCTCGTAATCGGGCTCGTAATCGGGCTCGTAATCGGGCTCGTAATCGTGCTCGTGTTTGCGTAGCTGGTCAGCAGTAGCTTGTGTCGAAGTAACAAAAGAGCTTGCAGATAATGGGTTCGATGGCAAGGAAAAAGTTGTCGACTGTGACATTTTCGGATCAGTTTTCCCAGAACTGTTCCACGGCCTAAACGGACTCGGCGATCGTGCTGTTCTGCATTCTTCGTCAGCTGTTATCGTTTCCTCGATTCCTTCGAACCTTCTTTTCTTTAACGGTGCTGTATTTTGTTCCTGAATCTTTCGTGGTTCCGCCAATTTCCTTTTGTTGCGCAAAGATATCGGCGTCACTTGCACTTCTAAGCTGTCTTCGGAGGCACTCGGTGAGTGCAGACCCGACATGTCATCCTCATCTCCTCCACTGCAGAAGCCAGCGTCTCTGTCGGAACCAGCCATCACGCCGGCTGGAATTAAGATAAATACCAATTTATACGACAGTTATGAATTTTTTCTAtagcataaaatgaattattataaGAAAGCTGTGTAGAACGATCAATGAGACGATCCGCATTTAAAGAAGAATGCTCATCTTTTCTTATATTTAACTTTGAATAGATGAATGAGCTCTAATCACAACATCACTGATATCTTTCATTCTCGCTGTTCTATGGGCAAGATGATTCCTCGCTTCGTTTCGTTTCGCTTCACAACATTTCTCGTTGAACAGACGGGATGTTTTCAGGCTCGTCAGATGCGTCATCCTACTTGTACCTACCATCTGGTGTACAGATCTACATACACGTACTTCGAAATTGTAATTTTCTTTCGATATTTTTACTCTAGATTACGTAGCCATGATAAACAGCGTTTGTTTCTTCGTCTATACGACTCATTCACTACATGTACCGATTCACGTTCAGATTTATATTTCCAAAGCAATGCACTCCTATCGTAGTACTTTTCTTTGATCAGTATCGAAGAGAAGGAACGTTTTTACCCATTAATCCGTTGCGTCGTCGCGTCCTGTCGCATCGTCTTGGAAAAGTAAGCAGTAACAGTCTCTCGATTCGTTCCCGTCCATTTAAACGAGGAGAGAAACGGAGAAAGAAACGAAGAGAATATGGCGCTGGCGCCAATCGcctcgccgcgccgcgccgcgccgcgtcgcgtcgcgtcgcgccgATCCGTGACGTTCTTCTCGTTTTGTTGCCTTTTGCGGTGTCGAACATACGAACGTGAGACCGCTTCTACGAATCGGATCGGGTCGTGTCGGGTCGGATCGGATTAGATCGTCTGTTTTCCGACTTTAACGCGACCGATGTAGCTCGGGCTATTAGAAGAAAAgaggaaaaaagggaaaaaagggaaaaaagggaaaaaaagggaaaaaagggaaaaaagggaaaaaagggaaaaaagagaaaaaagagaaaaatgagaaaaaagagaaaaagaaaatctTCCTTCATTTGGAGCGAAACCAAGGCTCATGAATAATTTTAGAAAAAAGTCGAATTGCAATTAGAATTGGTTCCTTACGATTTTGGAAGTACGGAGCATACAACGAGTACAAGATAATGGTTGAAGCACACCAGGTGGTAACCTGAATCGCGGTCATCCTAAAAAGTTTATCACTATTCCGATAAGCGATTTCAGATTTTAGTATCGAACATCTGTCCCCTCTCATCTAACGAGCAGGGGTAAGTGAAGCGACGTATACTTTTCTTCCTGTTTGGAAAGGTGTGCTGTGGTAAAAGAAATTAGTAAACATCTACAAATTTGTATAGAGAAAAGAGGAAGATCTTTTTACACGATAGAGATTTGGACAGAATGATGGCTCGTTCTGGAGGAATTTAAGCGCAGCAAATACGAACTCGCGTATCTCGTTTCTgtcaatggttgcaaatatcttgCTACCACTTTTGTCGCGTCGTTTGACAATTGTTCAAACGAACCGAAATAACCGTGGACATCTGTGTAAACTCGCGGGAACTCGTGCACCTAACCACAGTCTAGTAGATACGTATCTCCTTCTCGTGACAAAGACACCATACTTTTGCGATTGTGTTCTTCGTTTCGTCGTGAAACACTTGCGTTCCTAATCCCCTGAATTGATGTAGTCgaatgtaaaatatttgttcAATTATTTCTCTGCTTTGAAACGAGAGTGAAGTTGACGGTAGAGAGAAGACAGAAATAGGAAAGTACGAATGTTCGAGTTTTGCCCTGGTTTAACCCTGAAGAGGAAGAGAGGTCGGTGTACCGACGCGATGAAAAGCTAGGACAAGGAGATAAAAAGCAGAGGAACGGATAAGACGAGGAAATCGCGAGAGGAAGAGGAGGAGCAGACGACGCTGACCAGATGGTCCACGCGCGAGCGTTAAATCGATATCTCGGTTGCGACTTTCTTCGTGGTGTTGTCGTCTCGGTCTGATGGCAGGCGTCGCGACGCACTTGTTTCTCGAACAGGGAGAAAATTTGACGCGAATGAAAATTAGTTTTTAGGTTGTATCGAAGGACATGCATTGGTTTCGAAGTTAGACAGGCAATCACGATCCCTCTGAGCGCGAATCATACAAATATTTATCGCAGCTGCGAGGGGAATGAAAATGCGGCACGTTTCATAGGAATAGTTCTACTGATCGATTAGAACGGTTTCCGAATCAACTAGATCTGTACATATGCGCAGATATAGAGATGTATATTTCGGCCTGTGTCGATTCAACGATATCTCTTTACTATCGCGGATCGATGGCTACGGAAAGGAAAACGATGAAGAAACGGAAATATAAtagagaagaaaagaaaatgtCCGAAAAAAGGAGAAGCGGCAGGTAAATATCGGGCGCGCGGAAGGCTGCACTCTCTCGAACGGAAGAGGTCTGGTTCGAATAGCAGGTGCGACTTTGTGCTCAGGTGGGTGGAAGGTTCGGCGCTTACCGAGTCACCCTTTCTCCTTTTTATACGCACGCACACCGAGACAGCCCTGTCCTGTTCCTCTTCTCCATGCTCTGCCCTTCTAGTCCTTCTACCTGAACGTATCTAAGTGAATTTCAGCAAATCTGAATAAGCAAACCTATGCAACTCACGATAAAGTATCGATTAAGCATATTGGCTAAATGTTGATAGCAAAAACTGGTTCAACCAGTAATCGGAGTAATTCTGTGTTTACGTTGATATGATTACATCGTGCTGACATCAATGAAGAAATTTCCGTCGACGGCGGCGAAATAGTTTCGGTAAAACGATCGAGTCGATAACATTATCGTGACGGAAATGAAACGACTTATTTAACTAGTCATTGTTTTCATACCGAATCGTGGTTACGCGAAGGTGTACTACGAAATGTTCCTTCTGTTAGGGAGGTCGAAAGAAAGGGAGTAAAGAAAGTTGATGGAAACGAAGGACGGAGTGAACGTCGATTAGACCGATTAGACGGTGAGTTTCGAGTTTGGTCAAGGGGTCGTTTGTTCGGTGCGAGTCGGTTTCTTCTGTGGCTCGCCTCGCTCGCCTCGCTCGCCTCACTCGCCTGTGTGGCAACCCACGCTGGCGCCGCCGCGCCCTATCTCTCTCTCGCATCCTTCTGTATCTCAACTGTCATTCCCTTCTCTCCTCTTCTTCCTCCCCCCTTACCCTGCTCCTCTCTTCTCGAGCCGTTGCACCGATCCTTTAGATCCTCTCTTTCTTACTCTCTCGCCCTACCATTTCTTCTCGATCGCGATCTCTCTCAACTTCACCCAACACTATATCTGTCTCTCCGACACGCACATATTCGCCATTTCCCTTTCCTCCTCAGCCAACCACCCACTCACCCTTAACCTCCCTCTGTGTCCGCCTAACGGAGTACGCGTCTATCtatctgtgtgtgtgtgtgtgtgtgtgtgtgtgtgtgtgtgtgtgtggtaGCCGCGTTACTCGATTCCTTCGTATTCGTGAACCAGTCGTTTTCTCGCACGGAGACGGCTGGCGCCGTTCGTAACAATAATTATCGTTCTTCGCAACAACCGCTAGACGGCAGACTATCAATCGACCGTGCGGCGATTCTATTACGCTAATGCGAACGCGTCTCCGTGCTAATAGGTGCTATTCGTAATTTACGGACGGCAAATTTCTTCACCTTTAGTTCGCACTAACCCGTTTCTTCAAGTTTGCCAACGACTGAGATTCTTGTATATTACTAGATAGTTTACTAGATAATTAGGTAGTAGTTACGCGATTGGCAAAagtaatcgtagaaatgttggTAAAACGGGAGACACGGAAACCGCGCGGTACCTTCGTCTGATTTATCAAATTATCGGAACGTGTCGTATCGTTTTCTACAGCTTTCTTAATTTTCTCTTTTAGTGTTCTGTATTCTCACCTTTGATCAGAGCAGAGAACTCGGAAGTAGATTCAACCACGTGATGGGTCATCCTCGTTGGTGAGTGTAGTCGGTGTTGGGTCCACGATTTGCACGAAACACAGCCTTTTTCTTTCGATCACCACACACGCACTGCTACGTTAATCCACCGATAATTTCGCGAAATCGATCCCATGGGTAGGTGTAGCGAATGGATTTACGAGTGGCTGGTACACACGTTGCACGGTTCGTCTCTTCTTTACTTCTTCTACTTTTCTCTACTCGTACATGTACTTTCGATTAATCCCAGAATTCGAAAACACTGAGCATTTAATAGAAGAACGCGTGATGCGTTTATCCAGGAAATGCAATCGGTCGCGACCGATCCACAGAGCGTAGAAGGGATGATCGAGAACTCGAGGAACGGAAATTGACGCGACACGTCCTCGGTCGATCGCGGTCGACGATGTACTGACTCGTCGTCGCCTCGTGCGTTCGAGCCTCTTTCATCGTACACGCGTGCGAGGGAGACCCGACTGGCCTGCTGCTCCGACTTTGCAGCCTCTAACGTTACCACTACCGCTGCCGCTGCCGCTGCCGCTACCACTACACTACCACTACCACTATCACGGATACTGTTCGCTCGCGCCGTCGTTGCTCCGTCCGGATACGGTCACCCGGGTCACCACTTCTAGCCCTCCAACTATCGTTTCTTTCACCAGCTTCGCGGGGACCGACAGACGCGAATATTGGTCGGATAACGCGCGGCAAAAGAAGCAATCGTTCGTACGTGAATAGCGCGCGCGACGCTTCTCTCTTCTTCGCGATTCGATGGGACGAGATTCGTTGGAGTTGGAAAGGATCCCACAAGAGGAGCGGTGTCGTCGTGACGGTGATGGTGTTTTGGCATCGGTGTTGGTGTGGCGTTGACGCTGCTGATGACGGTGGTAGGGGCGCACATTGTTGGCGGCAAGAGGCAACGGGGGCCGACAGAACGGCGCCAGCCGGTCGAGAGTTTGACTTTGCTTCTCCGCACCCTTCTTTCTCCTTCTCCTCTGTCCCCCTCGCCCTCGCCATCGCCCTCTCCCTCTACATCTCCCACTCcccccgccgccgccgccgccgccgccgccgccgccgcgtcGCTCGAGCATCTTAAACGTTCTCGACTCGATCTGGAGTCTGGAGTCAGCCACCCGCGGTGGATCGTAGCGCGCGAACGTTCCTTCACGGCGTATGGAAGAGGCGCGAGTTTACGGAACACGCATGCGACCACCGTGCGAGAATTCTCCTTTGGTCAGCGAGGCCGTTTACCTACGCCCGTTCCAACCACCTCCAAACATCTCTTCTTCCCCTTTTTATTCCTCTCTTTTTACGCGTGCATTTCGCTCGATCGATTTGCGATCGTAGATGCCCTCACCGGCCAGCACAGTTTCCGTGCCCAACCAGATGGTTTTTACGAGCGCGCCGTCACGTGTGTATACTTGCCCACAAGAGGATCAAGTATTGTCCACCTAGGACAGTCCCTACCCCCAATGGCTCGACCATTTACGACCCAAAAACCCCGGACCTTGATTGCCCTGTACTCGCCATGCCGCGCCCAAGTTCGTCGTATGTGTGGCATCTGCTGGGAACCGACTACCTTAATACCCGCCCCCCCACTACAGCGCAGCGACCTATTCGCCCTTTCGTCGTTTCGTGCGAATGCAAATGTACGCTACTTTCTCGACAAATGTAGATATCGCTGAAATcagatgaaacgaatgataattAATACCTAACCCCTAATATGCGAACGCGTTTGTCCCGTATCTGGCGAAACATATGCGCGGATAGGGGTGCGTTGAGGGTATTAAAGGGAAAAGACGAGCAAGCAGGTCTCGAATTGAACGGGACGCGTGTCGACCAGATGTGAGGAAAAAGCCGGAGGAAATTCCCAAGGGCGAGCCGAGTGGTTTCGCAGGTCGAGCGCATACGGTGGACAGGCCCACCATTTCGACCGCTGGTATTTCCCTCTTCTTATAGACAATTGTGTTTCTCTCCATTGTCAAGCGACCATCGTAGAGTCGAAAGTCGGGGGAAAACCAATCGGAAAGAGAGTAACCGGCATATATAGGTAGACAGAATAGGTCGCGGTTTTCACGCGATGTATCGCagttcgaacgttctcgtttggcGCGCTCTAAAGCGCGGGCGCTTCGAACGTTCAGCGTTCCAGCTGTGCTACGAGTTGGAAGATACTCGCGCGGTGTTTCGCACGCGTGTACGCGGTAGTAACCTGTCTGGCGAGTTTGGCAAGGGTCTTCTCTTCTCCGAGAGCGTTACGATTTGTCAGTCTCCCCACTGTGGTAACTAGCGGCACACGCACCTGCCGTGCCGTTGCTTGCCTTTTGCTTCCCAATAAATCTTACTCTTCGGCCCTTTTGCAACCGCGTTGTCCCCCCGTCTATTTAATTGCTCTATCGCGCGAGGCGCGAGACGCGTGAAGGACGGGAAGAGAACCAAGCCCCGTTTAACTTGATTCCTTTCTGCTTATCTTGCGGCTGACTAGAAGGCACACGCGCGCCGATACACGTTTAAACGACGTGAAAGGAGTCGAGGAAACGTTATAGAGGCACGCGCGTGCTTTATAATCTGTAAATATTTGATGAACGGACCGCGCACGACTGTGTTCGCATCTGTACTCCGTGTTAGCTTCAATTATTCAAGCTTTGCCACATGTTCTTCCCTTCTGCAACTATGTATATGCTCCCCCTCCTTTTATCTTCTTCTCTCTTCTCGTACAATTGCCGCTACTTTCTTCTTACCAAGCGCAGATGAACGAACGAAAAGATGAAAAGATGAAAAGTTCTCTGGTGCGCTAGCTCTCTACAGGAAACACGATAGGATACGCTCAGAGAGCTGGCTGGTGAAATTCGGCTGTTTTGTCGAAGAAACGAATCTACGTGTCCAATCTGCGACCGAGTTTCTTCCGATAGCTGTCGCCTGTGAGCGAGTTTCTCCTCTCGAGTCAAGGTTGGGTATGTTTGTGCGATTACGGTCGATGGCTGTAAAGCGAGCAGGTGGCGACTGGCCGGTCTGTCGACTTGACGACGACGAGGATGCACGAGCAAGAGTATGCGAGCTGCGAAACCAACGAGAATCGAGAGAACGTGCGTGCCATCGAGACTGCCGAATTATTTGGCATGGATCGCGTGGCTCTTCGCACCTGCCGCTGTCGGAATTGACCAGCTTCTGCGCGCTTCGAATCCACGCGTTCACAGTATTCCACACACCTCGAGGGGAGCTGGCGTTTAGAGAATCAAATTCGACAATCTGTTCTCGATCTTTCTTCAAATTCAACGAGACGTGCCTATCTACCATCGATGGTGTAAACATGTAAACTCGATTCTTCCCGACCAAATTTCACCCTTTCAtcgaaattattctttttccaTGAGATTCACCCCGAAGAATCGTGGGAAACATACACACGGAGGACTGAAGTACGCGTTCTATCTTAAGAGGTCCGGTCGAAGGAAGAAAGTCTCGACGGCTTTAGACGAACAAACAACTCGATACTTGGTCTTCTATTTATCGCTTCGCGTTCCACTCACGGGAATATACATAGATACATATAGCATTTATCGTCTGCTTACGTAGTTATGTACACGTGACAAAATGAAATACGAGAAACTGAGAAGACTTCTCGTATTTACCTGATCGATAACTTGTTTGTCTACCACTTCGTCTGTCGAATCTGAAGTGAAAATTGTTAACTTTGAGAGATAAGAAACTGGTACAGGATAACTTGAAAGCATCGAAGGGGTTCGTATCGGCGTTGAGATAGACAGTGAAAGAGCAGCGTCGTGTCAGTATCGCAGACGGAACGAGCGATCGTGAAGCCTGACTCAACAGGTGGGTCGTTTCAGTAAGAGATAGAGGAAGGGGAGAAGGAGGAGAgattgagagagagagagagagagagacgaggGGGGCGGGGATGGTTGAACAGGTAGAGGTAGAAAGAGTGTAGTGGCCTAAGAGCATTCTTAAACGACTTTTCTCTCCGAGCGCAGCCGTACTACGCTCGTATTTCATCTCGcgcgtacatacatacatacatgcatATCGCTTATTTCTCACGTTCTCGAAGCTTGGGGGCTCCGGCTTCCTGACTTACGGTCCTTGAAATGTCGACCGGTAATTACCTTCTACCTACCCTACAGGAGAATGTAGGTGTTCGAGCAGTCGAACCAGTTTTCTTAATTTCTCGCTTTTACCATTATCCAGAGGAAAGGTTGTCGCAGCGTTGGGTCGCTTGCTTTGCATTTTTTCCTATTACGACGTCGCTCCGAGTCAACCGTGAGGAAATTACGGAAGTAAAGCGACGCGCGAGCAGAGGAACAGGGAACAACGAAAGTCCTCCTTCGAGGCAATTCGGTCGGTCCAAGTTAGAGGTTACAGGTGCATCGAGCCTGGGACCGGGCCACTTGTTAAACACGCTACGATGCACCTGCCACACGGCATCATTCATTACCTTTATTTCTCTACCCTTCGCCACACCCTTCGTCGCCATCGACCAACACCcttcatccctcgatcctctcTACCACTCGTTAGTCATGCCACTAAATATTCCTTTGCATATTCTGGATCCACTTGTTTCTGATTTCTCCAAACGAAAAAGTGGTTAACTTTGAAAGGAATAGCCTGGAAATATCCCAGCGGATACGATTGAGACGAAGCACGTTTTCTCGGACCGTTCGATGCTTTGAATTTTACGATGCAAATGGTTAGTGAGCGATGGAATTTGTTTCGGCGCGGCTAGAAAGCGAGGCAAGAACCGAGACCGGGTCTAAGGATCGGGGCTGGGGTCATTCGGACAGGTGTAGGTTTAGGGTATCGGTTACAAAGCTCGGCAAGTGGCGACCCTTTAAAGCCCCGGTCGCATCAAGATCGTATTGTTCAACGAGGAAAATTTACGAATACCGGGCGTGCGAGCGTAACGAGTCCCTTGGCGCAGGTCTGATTTATGCGAGGCCATTGGAAAAGAAGCCTGGCTCCCGTCACCTGCCGAGATCTTTTTCCTCGCTATTTTATTTCATCGATTCGTCATCCGTCATTCGTGGTTCATGGTCAGCATTCTAGACGGATTTCCTCGTGGAGCgttggcgtcggcgtcggcatcGGCGTCACAGTCACAGTCGCATCGCGTATGTACGTGTATCTGACTGTTGTTCGTCGCGTTTCTCGCTGAGTCACGGATAGATTGAACCTACCGAGGACGCGATATTGAACAGGGTTAACGAGATTCGACGTTTCGAGGATAACGGCTCAGTCGAAAGCATCCAGGTGTCGGCCCGTTCAAGGTAATAATGGGACGGGGCACAAGGGACTGTTCGATGACCCAGGTGGTAAAGGAATTGTGTACGGTGTCACCGATACCCCAAATACGATTGACAGACTCATTGTTCGCGGTGTAACCGATAGCCCCTGGCCCCAAGAGCACCTCGATCTTTTCTACCTGGATTTTTCTTCGCATAATTGCCCGTACTTTGCGCACCTCAGCTATTGTATTTCGATTCGGGGGGCTGGACGTCGACGCATTTTCCAATGTCTTCTAGTTTCGTAGAATTCGTGGTTGGATTGTGTCGGAGAAGGTGATAAAACGTTGCCCTTATTGTCGCGACTACGAAACGCGATACGAGTGGCTCCGGCCGCTGCGTTCCCGAATGCTTGCCAGCAGTGCCAGCGATCGAATGCGACGAACTCGCAGTTCGTCAAGAGGGACAGAGAGAGAGGAATACATTGGAGCGTGTGTGCTCGCACGAGCGAGGGGAGAGAGAGGTTTGGTCTAAAGATTACGGGGCGCGACATCTGGCGCCACATGCACATTTAGAAGCTGTCGCGTACGTGTAATAGGGTGATGGCTAAGCATCGCTCGTGACCTGCCTTCCGTCCTTTCTTCCATCCTTTCTTCCATCCTTTCTTCCATCCTTTCTTCCATCCTTTCTCCCACTCGTCCCGTCCCTCGTTTCACCGAACGAGAATTCCAATATCGATTCGGATAAGAAAAAACTGAATTCCAGCTAGAGTTTGGAAAGACGCGCTGATGAATTGTCCGCGCTCAAGGGAGGATCGAAGCTGTCGCTTATCGCTCGGTTAGGCCACGACGCGCGACGGAGCGAATGTGTGCAATCGCGGGCAACTCGCAATATGTATTCGGTCTATTTCTATTCCGGCCGCAAAACATCTGGCAATAGAGTCGTCGCTTGATTCGAGTAGGAGTGGATATCGTCGCTGAATGCCACGATAACAAACCTGTGGAAGGCCAACGCGTAATCGCTCTCTAATTTCAAGCCTTTCAGGAGACTCGTCTTCTAGAGTATTCAAATATGCAGCTAAAACGGCTGCTGGTTCAGATACTTTCCATGGTTCGCGCTCGATTTAGACGCTTTCGTGTCTTCTTTTCCTGGTTTCTTCGGAACGTTCTAATTTCGTGGTCGACACGTGCCCGGATGGAAA encodes:
- the Net gene encoding atonal bHLH transcription factor 8-like protein net isoform X2, producing the protein MAGSDRDAGFCSGGDEDDMSGLHSPSASEDSLEVQVTPISLRNKRKLAEPRKIQEQNTAPLKKRRFEGIEETITADEECRTARSPSPFRPWNSSGKTDPKMSQSTTFSLPSNPLSASSFVTSTQATADQLRKHEHDYEPDYEPDYEPDYEPEDDRNQDDGNAQRNAIKPNEIQKAKSFEIGEDAFTAQRLGQSTQTPAPCLPRVERREIISRQRLDIATTSSETKVTAHDTLPTRSRIMHPRLQEEPLSLVLRGEVAGRVPPHPAVDGSYERTCSYSVDHTSSSSSSSSSSFSSLSSSMNRHSDRRTSPTNACGSLSATTATATTTTTSTSTSTSTVTTAVTQIGHSRQPPMVGQQRNYKNMTRERRIEANARERTRVHTISAAFDTLRRAIPAYSHNQKLSKLSVLRIACSYIMTLGKIVNTPEGEATNGTSLGACVDLVSRTIQTEGKLRKRKED
- the Net gene encoding atonal bHLH transcription factor 8-like protein net isoform X1 — translated: MTHHVVESTSEFSALIKAGVMAGSDRDAGFCSGGDEDDMSGLHSPSASEDSLEVQVTPISLRNKRKLAEPRKIQEQNTAPLKKRRFEGIEETITADEECRTARSPSPFRPWNSSGKTDPKMSQSTTFSLPSNPLSASSFVTSTQATADQLRKHEHDYEPDYEPDYEPDYEPEDDRNQDDGNAQRNAIKPNEIQKAKSFEIGEDAFTAQRLGQSTQTPAPCLPRVERREIISRQRLDIATTSSETKVTAHDTLPTRSRIMHPRLQEEPLSLVLRGEVAGRVPPHPAVDGSYERTCSYSVDHTSSSSSSSSSSFSSLSSSMNRHSDRRTSPTNACGSLSATTATATTTTTSTSTSTSTVTTAVTQIGHSRQPPMVGQQRNYKNMTRERRIEANARERTRVHTISAAFDTLRRAIPAYSHNQKLSKLSVLRIACSYIMTLGKIVNTPEGEATNGTSLGACVDLVSRTIQTEGKLRKRKED